In Maridesulfovibrio ferrireducens, one DNA window encodes the following:
- a CDS encoding HAMP domain-containing sensor histidine kinase has product MKISRLYLKIFLAFLLVLMVSEFTVIWIIHTGWAGSPRMKRTEGQLMAMKNLTEMEIESKHLSPEQEKEALTPMLKTLSKSFHAEVWITGPYSEIVASSSEIIPDLTLHLEDEPTKTAEGVYIYKERRKGMKSVYGTYSSDIPEGYPFTYHLFHPWKQFEEEIWFLRGQALITILAALFLLPVALRIIRPIKKLTISAAKLGQGDLTQRVEVRGKDEVAELARTFNHMAEGLEKIIKSNRELTANVSHEMRSPLARMGISLEMIREKINNNKPEQCETFISGMQSEIVHMDTLIGKIIEFSKLDMQKVPPMNDSIHLDLLITELLYQYQPTADHKKLKIVSDLGDVTITDCDQNAIRVILDNILGNAFKYTEQNGVIEVELRAKKNELLMNKAVIQISNTHSPVPEEELEEIFNPFHRLKGHDTPGYGLGLAAAQKIATMHQGSMQATNTEKGFTITVTLPIAKG; this is encoded by the coding sequence ATGAAAATAAGCAGACTTTACCTGAAAATATTTCTAGCTTTCCTGCTTGTACTCATGGTTTCCGAATTCACAGTAATATGGATTATTCACACTGGATGGGCCGGCAGCCCACGCATGAAAAGAACAGAAGGCCAGTTGATGGCCATGAAAAATCTCACAGAAATGGAAATTGAGTCGAAACATCTTTCACCGGAACAGGAAAAAGAAGCCCTCACACCGATGCTGAAAACACTCAGCAAATCTTTCCACGCCGAAGTGTGGATTACAGGGCCATATTCAGAAATTGTTGCCTCATCGAGTGAAATAATCCCGGACCTGACCCTGCATTTGGAAGATGAACCGACAAAAACCGCTGAAGGCGTATACATATATAAAGAACGTCGTAAAGGAATGAAATCTGTTTACGGAACATATTCTTCTGACATTCCAGAAGGATACCCTTTCACCTACCACTTATTTCACCCATGGAAACAATTTGAAGAAGAAATATGGTTCCTGCGCGGACAGGCTCTTATTACAATACTGGCTGCTCTTTTCCTTCTTCCGGTTGCCCTGCGCATAATCAGACCCATAAAAAAACTGACCATATCTGCTGCTAAACTGGGGCAAGGAGATTTGACACAACGCGTAGAAGTACGCGGAAAAGATGAAGTTGCAGAACTTGCCCGAACTTTTAATCATATGGCTGAAGGTCTTGAAAAAATTATCAAAAGCAACAGAGAACTCACCGCCAACGTGTCACATGAAATGCGAAGTCCGCTGGCCCGTATGGGTATTTCGCTGGAAATGATCCGGGAAAAAATAAATAATAATAAACCAGAACAATGCGAAACTTTTATCAGCGGCATGCAATCCGAAATTGTCCACATGGATACACTCATCGGGAAAATAATAGAATTTTCAAAACTCGATATGCAAAAAGTTCCACCCATGAACGATTCTATTCATCTTGATTTACTGATCACAGAATTGCTGTATCAGTACCAACCAACCGCCGACCATAAAAAGTTAAAAATAGTAAGCGATCTTGGAGACGTAACTATCACCGATTGCGACCAGAACGCCATCAGGGTCATCCTCGATAATATTCTTGGAAATGCTTTTAAATACACCGAACAAAACGGCGTTATTGAAGTAGAACTGCGAGCAAAAAAAAATGAACTATTGATGAATAAAGCCGTAATTCAAATATCCAACACACACTCGCCTGTTCCCGAAGAAGAGCTTGAAGAAATATTCAATCCTTTCCACCGCCTCAAAGGTCATGATACACCGGGTTACGGACTCGGCCTTGCTGCCGCGCAAAAAATTGCAACCATGCATCAAGGCTCTATGCAAGCCACAAATACTGAAAAGGGATTCACAATCACAGTCACTCTACCCATTGCCAAAGGGTAA
- a CDS encoding response regulator, producing the protein MEKQLSVLIIDDDSKLRDLLTQYLEGYGFKVLTLPSGEKTVETVKSENPSLVILDIMMPGKDGLEVLKELRPHSNVPVIMLTAKGEDTDRIVGLELGADDYMPKPFNPRELLARIKAVLRRAKDSERNGETKSSGIIKVAGLILNIAYQRLEIGDEQLELSSTEFKLLHALMGNHGTPLTRDDLMTSVWGKDFNAFDRSIDVHISKLRALLKPYPEHESRIKTVWGTGYMFVGEK; encoded by the coding sequence ATGGAAAAACAACTGTCCGTGCTCATCATCGATGATGACAGTAAGCTTAGAGACTTGCTGACCCAATATCTTGAAGGCTACGGCTTTAAGGTGCTCACTCTTCCGTCAGGCGAAAAAACCGTTGAAACGGTAAAAAGTGAAAACCCTTCGCTCGTAATTCTGGATATTATGATGCCCGGAAAAGACGGCCTCGAAGTCTTGAAAGAATTACGTCCGCACTCAAATGTCCCCGTAATTATGCTCACCGCCAAAGGCGAAGATACCGACCGTATTGTCGGCCTCGAACTGGGCGCTGACGATTATATGCCCAAGCCGTTCAACCCCCGCGAACTGCTCGCCCGCATCAAGGCAGTGCTTCGCCGTGCAAAGGATTCCGAACGGAACGGCGAGACTAAAAGCTCAGGTATTATCAAAGTAGCAGGTCTGATTCTGAACATTGCCTACCAACGGCTCGAAATCGGAGACGAACAACTGGAACTGTCCTCCACGGAATTCAAACTTCTGCACGCACTGATGGGCAATCACGGGACTCCGCTTACCCGCGACGACCTTATGACTTCGGTCTGGGGCAAAGATTTTAACGCCTTTGACCGTAGCATTGATGTTCATATCAGCAAGCTGAGAGCACTGCTTAAACCCTACCCGGAACATGAATCACGCATCAAAACAGTTTGGGGAACCGGATATATGTTCGTAGGTGAAAAATGA
- a CDS encoding efflux transporter outer membrane subunit, producing the protein MPSYKYKLLIYSLIAVFGLSACSPFRPAPRDGVTMGLPLSYTLYSSEPQEFGKWWESFGSAELNSMVEEALTADFDVRIAWAKLRQLRASAIKSGAAKYPTLDGSGKYTGSKTGSDGTEGTKGSTSTDKHELGLTASYEIDVWGKIEAKANSGELDFLVSREDVSSAAMTVASEVVSRWLEIQTQRQKKAILFQQLETNTIYQDLVELRFRNSLANALDVYQQRENVARVKALIPPVESRERILLNELALLLGRPAGTVEILTTDFPALAPVPGLGLPFDLLANRPDVRSAGLKLQSSDWAVAAARADRLPSFNLTGNAALTSAQIANIFSGWMVGLAASIAGPIFDGGYRSAEVDRTRAVVDERLLNYKRTVYIAYKEVQDSLIKETWQQEYITARKNQLDAAKTNLNEAGSRYLQGLEEYLPVLSALLSVQSLEINIVEDESNLLLYRVSLYRALGGNWTDSLTSADELSETSVKTGAEIKTVSTK; encoded by the coding sequence ATGCCTTCATATAAATATAAGCTGTTAATTTACAGTTTGATTGCTGTTTTCGGTTTGTCCGCATGTTCACCTTTCAGGCCTGCCCCTCGAGATGGTGTCACTATGGGGCTTCCACTTTCTTATACTTTGTATTCTTCTGAACCGCAGGAGTTTGGTAAGTGGTGGGAAAGCTTTGGCAGTGCTGAATTGAATAGCATGGTGGAAGAAGCGCTTACAGCTGATTTTGATGTGCGGATTGCCTGGGCAAAATTGCGTCAGCTTCGTGCAAGTGCAATAAAATCAGGGGCGGCAAAATATCCTACCCTTGATGGTTCTGGTAAATATACCGGTAGTAAGACCGGATCAGACGGGACAGAAGGAACAAAAGGTTCCACCTCCACTGATAAACATGAGCTTGGACTTACAGCTTCATACGAAATTGATGTATGGGGAAAGATTGAGGCAAAAGCCAATTCAGGTGAGCTTGATTTCTTAGTTTCCCGCGAAGACGTAAGCTCTGCGGCAATGACTGTTGCATCGGAAGTTGTCTCCCGCTGGCTTGAAATTCAAACTCAGCGCCAGAAGAAAGCCATACTTTTTCAGCAACTTGAAACTAATACGATATATCAGGATCTTGTCGAGCTTAGATTCCGAAATTCTCTGGCTAACGCTTTGGACGTTTATCAGCAGCGGGAGAATGTTGCTCGTGTGAAAGCTTTAATCCCTCCTGTTGAATCACGCGAAAGAATTTTATTAAACGAACTTGCGCTTCTGTTGGGGCGTCCAGCCGGGACAGTTGAGATTTTAACCACAGATTTTCCCGCTCTTGCCCCTGTCCCCGGACTAGGACTTCCGTTTGATCTGCTTGCCAACAGGCCGGATGTGCGCTCCGCAGGACTTAAGCTGCAATCCTCTGACTGGGCTGTTGCGGCGGCAAGGGCTGACAGACTTCCGAGTTTTAATCTTACAGGTAATGCCGCACTGACCAGTGCTCAGATCGCAAATATTTTCAGCGGCTGGATGGTCGGACTGGCGGCTTCCATTGCCGGGCCTATTTTTGATGGTGGCTATCGCTCGGCGGAAGTGGATAGAACCCGCGCCGTTGTCGATGAACGACTCCTTAACTATAAACGCACAGTTTATATCGCGTACAAGGAAGTGCAGGATTCGTTGATTAAAGAAACATGGCAGCAGGAATATATTACGGCACGTAAAAATCAGCTTGATGCCGCAAAAACCAACTTAAATGAAGCCGGGTCCCGTTATTTACAGGGGCTTGAGGAATATCTTCCGGTTTTGAGTGCTTTGCTCAGTGTTCAGAGTCTTGAGATCAATATTGTTGAGGATGAATCCAATCTTTTATTATACAGGGTTTCGCTTTATCGCGCACTCGGCGGCAACTGGACTGATTCACTTACTTCGGCTGATGAGCTTTCCGAAACATCTGTCAAAACTGGTGCTGAGATTAAAACCGTTTCTACGAAATAA
- a CDS encoding efflux RND transporter periplasmic adaptor subunit: MAKQIMYYVKNIGLKGIVPILILVIAGFGARALIASKPVAKKKAPVVSAPLVNVEIMKPQDLKIWTPVMGTVEAARKITLEPQVAGRVISVSDSFIPGGYFKQGQELLRIDPLDYELAVKQQQSVVINAEYNLKLERGHQKVAGREWNLLRKSSGGTLQEADLALRKPHLEKAEADLDSSKAKLKQARVNLSRTTVRVPFSAMVESKNADLGANLGEQEAIATLVGTDEFWVMVSVPVDRLDRLVIPSATNGFKGSAARIVSGSGESSFEREGQVLRLLPSLESMGRMARVIVAVKDPLNLKGDPDLRPLLLGSYINVFIDSGTLENIFAVSRSAYRDGNTLWVMKDSGVLEIRKVEPVWRDQDFIYLDSGLADGEKLVVTDISAPLQGMNLRENVSEEGKDNSNG; encoded by the coding sequence ATGGCCAAGCAAATTATGTATTACGTTAAAAATATAGGTCTTAAAGGGATTGTTCCTATTCTTATCCTTGTTATTGCCGGATTCGGAGCGAGGGCGTTGATTGCCAGTAAACCTGTTGCCAAGAAAAAAGCTCCTGTTGTTTCTGCTCCTCTGGTGAATGTAGAAATTATGAAGCCGCAAGATCTTAAAATCTGGACTCCGGTTATGGGGACAGTTGAGGCTGCTCGTAAAATTACTCTTGAGCCGCAAGTTGCAGGCAGGGTTATTTCCGTAAGCGATTCATTTATTCCCGGTGGATATTTCAAACAAGGGCAAGAGCTTTTGCGTATTGATCCTCTGGATTACGAGCTTGCAGTTAAGCAGCAACAGTCTGTTGTTATTAATGCGGAATATAATCTTAAGCTTGAGCGTGGACATCAGAAAGTTGCGGGGAGAGAGTGGAATCTTCTTAGAAAATCTTCCGGTGGAACTTTGCAGGAGGCTGATTTGGCACTTAGAAAGCCTCATCTGGAGAAAGCGGAAGCTGACCTCGATTCTTCCAAGGCAAAGCTTAAGCAGGCACGTGTCAATCTTTCCCGTACAACAGTAAGAGTTCCTTTTTCGGCGATGGTTGAAAGCAAGAATGCAGATCTGGGTGCTAATCTCGGAGAGCAGGAAGCTATTGCAACTCTTGTCGGGACCGATGAGTTCTGGGTGATGGTATCTGTTCCGGTTGATCGTTTAGATCGTCTGGTTATTCCCAGCGCAACTAATGGTTTTAAAGGTTCTGCCGCTCGCATTGTTTCCGGCAGCGGAGAAAGTTCATTTGAAAGAGAAGGGCAGGTACTGCGTCTTTTGCCTTCTCTTGAATCAATGGGACGTATGGCGCGTGTAATTGTTGCAGTTAAAGATCCTTTGAATCTGAAGGGTGATCCTGATCTTCGCCCTCTGCTTCTCGGTAGCTATATAAATGTTTTTATCGACAGTGGAACTTTAGAAAATATTTTTGCTGTATCCCGTTCCGCCTACCGTGACGGCAATACTTTATGGGTTATGAAGGATTCCGGCGTGCTTGAAATCAGAAAAGTTGAGCCTGTCTGGCGTGATCAGGATTTTATTTATCTTGATTCAGGTCTTGCCGATGGGGAAAAGCTGGTTGTGACCGATATTTCCGCGCCGTTGCAAGGAATGAATCTACGCGAAAACGTATCTGAGGAAGGAAAGGATAACAGCAATGGCTGA
- a CDS encoding efflux RND transporter permease subunit has product MAENSKKPTGPISWMAGNSVASNLLMIILLIGGLVMAFNIKQEVFPEFSTDTVTVSVSYHGASPEEVEQGIVLAIEEAVIGLDGVKEVTSSASEGRGSVTIEAIEGYDLQQLTQDIKSEVDRITSFPEEAEDPSVKESSHKRQVLALMVYGDVNPLTLRKVAENLREDLISDPGITQVDLSEVSDLQVTIEIPQDKLRAYNLTLTDVAKTLNDASVELPGGGIKTGSGEVLVRFKERKDFAREFARVPIVTGSDGTQVRLEDIADVKEDFQDDDNITSYNGVPAVRINVFRVGTQTPITVSEAVHAKLKTFNRSLPKSVHVDVRNDSSDVFKQRMDLLLKNGLMGLALVFILLALFLEPRLAFWVSMGIPISFLGSMLILSPADASINMISMFAFIISLGIVVDDAIVVGENVYTMRQQGMTWHKAAYEGAKRIAMPVTFSVLTNIVAFMPLFFIPGIMGKIFKIIPLVVCSVFAVSLVESLFVLPAHLAHGGEGQPGRIMAFVLRNQQKISKGLMVFIEKVYRPFLDRAIAWKYLTVALGFACLLIAFAYIKSGRLGFTMFPKIESNYAYLTVDLPYGTAKEVTMEVQKKALKAAAIVTNENGGDKLVRGVYSKIGGAGRGSSSGSHVLKIQVFLTDADIRPISTDQYTKKWRNELGPIAGAESVLFESDRGGPGSGGSLEIELSHTDIGVLERAASDLAAALSTYPKVKDIDDGYSPGKRQLDFELLPEGRSLGLTPQGVASQMRAAYYGAEVLRQQRGRNEVKVMVRLPISERVSEYNLEEMIIRTPKGTDVPLREVVKIKGGRSYTSINRRDGRRVVSVSADVTPRKETAQIIQSVVKEFLPQLKADYPGLGFSLEGKQADMQESTDSLISGLLMAMMCIYALLAIPFKSYFQPIIIMICIPFGIVGAVIGHILLGYSLSLMSLFGIVALSGVVVNDSLVFIDYVNKMRMKGHCAYDAVLEAGTARFRPILLTTLTTFGGLAPMILETSRQARFLIPMAISLGFGILFATGITLILVPSFYMIFEDIRRGIRKLFRLPPIVGTMDGVIENVPVTQCEHKPE; this is encoded by the coding sequence ATGGCTGAGAATAGTAAAAAACCGACCGGGCCGATTTCATGGATGGCGGGTAATTCAGTTGCCTCAAATTTATTAATGATAATTTTGCTTATTGGTGGGCTTGTAATGGCCTTCAACATTAAGCAGGAGGTTTTCCCCGAATTCAGCACGGATACCGTGACTGTTTCAGTTTCTTATCATGGAGCCAGTCCGGAAGAAGTTGAGCAGGGTATTGTTCTGGCTATTGAAGAAGCTGTCATCGGTCTGGACGGGGTTAAAGAAGTTACCAGTTCAGCTTCTGAAGGACGCGGGTCTGTTACTATCGAAGCGATTGAAGGGTATGATCTCCAGCAGCTTACTCAGGATATAAAAAGTGAAGTTGACCGTATTACTTCATTTCCAGAAGAAGCTGAAGATCCGTCTGTAAAGGAATCGTCCCATAAACGACAGGTTCTTGCTTTGATGGTCTATGGGGACGTGAATCCATTAACTTTACGCAAAGTCGCAGAAAACTTGCGCGAAGATCTTATCAGTGATCCCGGCATCACTCAGGTTGATCTTTCAGAAGTGAGCGATCTTCAGGTTACAATAGAAATTCCTCAAGATAAGTTGCGCGCATATAATCTGACGCTTACCGATGTTGCCAAAACCCTTAATGATGCTTCAGTCGAATTACCCGGAGGCGGCATTAAAACAGGTTCCGGCGAAGTTCTTGTAAGATTTAAAGAACGCAAGGATTTTGCTCGCGAATTTGCACGTGTACCGATTGTTACGGGTAGCGATGGAACGCAGGTGCGTCTGGAAGATATTGCGGATGTAAAAGAAGATTTTCAAGATGATGACAATATTACTTCATATAATGGAGTGCCCGCGGTCCGGATAAATGTTTTTAGAGTCGGTACGCAGACGCCTATAACTGTTTCTGAAGCCGTTCATGCGAAACTGAAAACGTTTAACCGCAGTCTGCCTAAAAGCGTGCACGTTGATGTGCGCAATGATTCTTCTGATGTTTTTAAGCAGCGCATGGATCTGCTTCTTAAAAATGGATTAATGGGACTGGCGCTTGTTTTTATTTTACTGGCCTTATTCTTGGAACCGAGGCTGGCTTTTTGGGTTTCCATGGGAATCCCTATTTCATTTCTAGGTTCAATGCTGATTCTTTCTCCCGCAGATGCAAGTATCAATATGATCTCTATGTTTGCCTTTATTATTTCGCTAGGTATCGTAGTTGATGATGCTATTGTTGTGGGGGAAAACGTTTATACTATGCGACAACAGGGTATGACGTGGCACAAGGCGGCTTACGAAGGAGCCAAAAGAATTGCTATGCCTGTAACGTTCAGTGTGCTTACCAACATTGTCGCGTTTATGCCGCTCTTCTTTATTCCCGGGATTATGGGAAAGATTTTCAAAATTATTCCGCTGGTTGTTTGTAGTGTTTTTGCGGTTTCATTGGTTGAAAGCCTTTTTGTACTCCCTGCTCATCTTGCTCATGGTGGAGAGGGGCAACCGGGTAGAATAATGGCTTTTGTTCTGAGGAATCAACAGAAAATTTCCAAGGGACTTATGGTTTTCATCGAGAAGGTATACCGACCTTTTCTTGATAGAGCTATCGCATGGAAATATCTGACTGTTGCTCTGGGATTTGCGTGTCTGCTTATTGCATTTGCATATATTAAAAGCGGCAGACTCGGATTCACCATGTTTCCGAAAATTGAATCAAATTATGCATATCTGACAGTTGATCTGCCTTATGGAACTGCAAAAGAAGTAACAATGGAAGTGCAGAAAAAAGCTCTTAAAGCTGCTGCTATTGTTACGAATGAAAATGGCGGAGATAAACTTGTTCGTGGTGTTTATTCTAAGATAGGCGGCGCGGGCAGAGGTAGTTCAAGCGGAAGCCATGTACTTAAAATTCAAGTTTTCCTGACGGATGCCGATATCCGCCCCATTTCAACTGACCAGTATACTAAAAAATGGCGGAACGAGCTGGGGCCGATTGCAGGTGCGGAATCTGTTCTGTTTGAATCTGACCGCGGAGGTCCGGGGTCTGGCGGATCTCTTGAAATTGAACTCAGCCATACTGATATCGGCGTGCTTGAGAGAGCCGCGTCTGATCTTGCTGCGGCTTTAAGTACTTATCCTAAAGTAAAAGATATTGATGACGGATATTCACCTGGAAAAAGACAGCTTGATTTTGAGCTTCTGCCTGAGGGTAGAAGTTTGGGATTGACTCCGCAAGGCGTTGCTTCACAGATGCGGGCCGCCTATTACGGAGCCGAGGTCCTTAGACAGCAACGCGGAAGAAATGAAGTAAAGGTCATGGTCCGCTTGCCGATATCTGAAAGAGTTTCGGAATATAACCTTGAAGAAATGATAATCCGAACTCCGAAAGGGACAGATGTTCCTTTGCGGGAAGTTGTGAAAATCAAAGGCGGTAGGTCATATACTTCTATTAACCGTAGAGATGGGCGAAGAGTTGTTTCTGTCAGTGCGGATGTTACACCCCGTAAGGAAACTGCGCAGATTATTCAGTCTGTCGTAAAAGAATTTTTGCCGCAGCTTAAGGCTGATTATCCCGGACTGGGCTTTTCCCTTGAAGGCAAACAGGCTGATATGCAGGAAAGTACGGACAGCCTGATTTCCGGCCTGCTCATGGCAATGATGTGTATCTATGCTTTGCTGGCGATTCCTTTTAAGAGCTATTTTCAACCGATAATTATTATGATTTGTATCCCGTTCGGCATCGTCGGAGCCGTTATCGGGCACATCCTGCTGGGCTACAGCCTGAGCCTCATGAGTTTGTTCGGTATCGTTGCGTTAAGCGGGGTCGTAGTAAACGATTCATTAGTTTTTATCGACTATGTTAATAAAATGCGCATGAAAGGGCATTGTGCGTATGATGCCGTTCTCGAAGCCGGAACGGCTCGTTTCCGGCCTATTCTGCTGACGACCTTAACGACATTCGGCGGGCTTGCTCCGATGATTCTTGAAACATCCAGACAAGCGCGTTTCCTTATCCCGATGGCAATTTCATTGGGATTCGGGATACTTTTTGCGACAGGCATCACACTGATTCTGGTTCCTTCCTTTTATATGATATTTGAGGATATCAGACGCGGAATCAGGAAGCTTTTCAGGCTTCCTCCGATAGTAGGAACAATGGACGGAGTTATCGAGAATGTTCCGGTGACGCAGTGTGAGCATAAGCCTGAATAA
- a CDS encoding glycosyltransferase family 9 protein: MGDLILSFPLFLWLERTYPGHPIWVVAEETFYRPLMPLSPKVTYFPWAGLGVLRKEKYELIINLSIREQAAFLAGELEAEAKFGPVIDSEGTVRILGDWQLYRASVVQNNRHNRFHWADLNALDCIPLSRISKTSWSDPRTLQGESGRIGLFLGASEESKRPGVEFWAKLCSEILGRGMKPILFGGPHDKGLGADVAHTFGGPVLDMTGKLNLGELAAVGQSLQLFITPDTGPMHLAAWSGLKVLNLSMGNVNPWETGPYQNDHYVLRSTMSCALGCWTCVRDRLHCHDPFTPSRIATVAKSMIRDDRAALHKTNLPGLRLYSSSRSASGVYNLLHVSGRSAEAGDRLGQFWQEFFGMAFGLWDSRGADKIWAEVIEQQPLLARKMCFHLPRFGKEFSKGLANSASLSETFWNSCPLILRQFAGYIHLLLQNNDYDRASWIKVLSLYERLAAIVSEK, translated from the coding sequence ATGGGGGATTTAATCCTTTCTTTTCCGCTTTTTCTGTGGCTTGAACGAACGTACCCCGGTCATCCTATATGGGTTGTTGCGGAGGAGACTTTTTACCGGCCGCTGATGCCATTAAGCCCAAAGGTTACTTATTTCCCTTGGGCGGGTTTAGGGGTTCTTCGTAAAGAAAAGTACGAGCTGATCATAAATTTAAGCATTCGCGAGCAAGCCGCGTTTCTTGCCGGAGAACTCGAAGCCGAAGCTAAATTCGGCCCCGTAATAGACTCCGAAGGAACTGTTCGTATCCTCGGAGACTGGCAGCTTTACCGTGCAAGTGTGGTGCAGAATAATAGGCATAACCGTTTTCATTGGGCTGATCTTAATGCACTTGATTGTATCCCGTTAAGCCGTATTTCAAAGACTTCGTGGTCCGATCCCCGAACCTTGCAGGGAGAGAGCGGTCGTATAGGTCTGTTTTTGGGCGCAAGTGAGGAATCCAAACGTCCCGGCGTAGAATTCTGGGCTAAGCTTTGTTCCGAAATCCTTGGACGGGGAATGAAACCGATTCTTTTCGGCGGACCTCATGATAAAGGACTCGGGGCAGATGTCGCCCATACTTTCGGCGGCCCCGTGCTCGATATGACAGGTAAGCTTAATCTCGGTGAGCTTGCCGCGGTCGGGCAGTCATTACAACTTTTTATTACTCCTGACACAGGACCGATGCATCTTGCGGCATGGTCCGGGCTTAAAGTGCTCAATCTTTCCATGGGGAATGTTAATCCTTGGGAAACCGGACCTTACCAGAATGATCATTATGTGCTGCGGTCTACTATGAGCTGTGCTCTTGGTTGCTGGACTTGTGTGCGGGACAGACTGCATTGTCATGATCCTTTTACTCCCTCGCGTATCGCAACGGTTGCAAAGAGTATGATTCGTGATGACCGGGCGGCTTTGCATAAAACAAATTTGCCGGGATTGCGTCTTTATTCTTCATCCAGAAGTGCCAGCGGGGTGTATAACTTACTTCATGTAAGTGGGCGCTCCGCAGAAGCCGGCGACAGGCTTGGTCAATTTTGGCAGGAATTTTTCGGCATGGCATTCGGGTTGTGGGACAGTCGCGGCGCAGATAAGATCTGGGCTGAAGTGATCGAGCAACAGCCGCTTCTTGCTCGAAAAATGTGTTTCCATCTGCCAAGGTTCGGTAAGGAGTTCAGCAAGGGGCTTGCGAATAGCGCTTCTCTTTCTGAAACATTCTGGAACTCATGTCCGCTAATATTACGTCAATTTGCTGGATATATTCATCTTTTACTTCAAAATAATGATTATGACCGGGCGTCATGGATTAAAGTTTTATCCCTCTATGAAAGACTGGCAGCTATTGTCAGCGAAAAGTAA